Proteins from a genomic interval of Gadus morhua chromosome 19, gadMor3.0, whole genome shotgun sequence:
- the LOC115532356 gene encoding zinc finger protein 646 isoform X2, giving the protein MEANASAENANGLPLSCLRLIVPPLRLLSAALWQVAKRREVLSYDKLQDFVFMVTEAFPGLLTQRQRAQLLLGLRARLILELCKGSVRGAVDLQAVQNHLERLPVSSAHEPRDADLERTESMFISLVQSLLKDPTERAYFFQEVFPVEYGPSYDGALHILLWELLSKLEKVFTVPDLKQTAAWLNSDLCAADDCLPTMGSDLSQIHQHHKNLGLLKTQCGPSSAIGGCILSAMSIPPSQKVCKAPSVGLEAIHNYAHLVNPLAFVEAEQYSMVTVYEVEVELGATEVSGDLVDTSEEICLQTEDLSAVDEMLQGKNEPEINLNALPVTEAEEAVTMEEGSECCAEPIHLQEEQGSLDAHMLPGGSDSPGSSESIRGELGSANELTCPGEGGCGSTAKEEPLSEPPPSLGVGDRSSCHLHIETLTSGQQVLQLHNSSQQIMKKVDASIAPSVIAIKGLNTDDSGEQVSIIFTCPQCPFHHREGGAEEEAEEEENAPPHIHMQSVPAEEFRALMAAKSDGAEFVPTPGATDQIFTSIKVLPQGNAETARKEAKPDRPGDDDPPDDGADDDPSPAGGRRKALTCGTCGRTFTRTADVRRHQLTHTGERPFRCSQCERTFQHSWDLAKHEARHHGAAVAFACTACGCSFGNLRRLTAHHREAHAGQSRLPQICSICGRSFAAAAELLEHRRSHGDRQRYPCRQCGDTFDTMLARSQHRQSHHAKRHFKCPHCDKTYTRRSDVKRHQATHTGDRPHQCSQCGKRFSLRFMLAKHLTVHTGQRPFQCAHCPKRFTLVSILTRHERMHTGEKPFLCSHCGKGFLSQGELSKHQRSHADDKPYACIQCDKRFKSKRSQREHVLSHTGARPYLCTHCGKGFTKLYALTRHNLIHTGERPFPCAHCGKAFLTLGEARLHQRIHTGERPYACGVCHLKFKSSSELGRHKRSHAGAKAWRLSCEQCGKSFSSQGRLTKHMDGHAAGLQGAPSQGSPSADCGQQGAPSAD; this is encoded by the exons ATGGAGGCGAATGCATCCGCAGAAAACGCCAACG gCCTCCCCCTGTCCTGTCTCCGTCTCATCGTCCCACCGCTGCGGCTGCTGTCGGCCGCATTGTGGCAGGTGGCGAAGCGGAGGGAGGTTCTGAGTTATGACAAGCTCCAGGACTTTGTGTTCATGGTGACTGAAGCTTTCCCCGGCCTCCTcacgcagagacagagagcccaGCTGCTCCTGGGGCTCAGAGCCAGG CTGATTCTGGAGCTGTGTAAGGGCTCGGTCCGAGGGGCTGTGGACCTGCAGGCCGTCCAGAACCACCTGGAGAGGCTTCCGGTCTCCTCTGCCCACGAG ccCCGGGACGCCGACCTGGAGAGGACCGAGTCCATGTTCATCTCACTGGTTCAGAGTCTGCTGAAAGACCCGACGGAGAGGGCCTACTTCTTCCAG GAGGTGTTTCCGGTCGAGTACGGGCCGAGTTACGACGGCGCGTTGCATATCCTGCTGTGGGAACTGCTGTCCAAGCTGGAGAAGGTCTTTACGGTCCCGGACCTCAAACAG ACGGCGGCTTggctgaactctgacctctgtgCAGCTGACGACTGTCTGCCGACCATGGGCAGCGACCTGAGCCAAATCCACCAGCACCACAAGAACCTTGGCCTCCTTAAGACGCAGt GCGGCCCGTCGTCGGCCATCGGGGGCTGCATCCTGTCCGCGATGTCCATCCCTCCGTCCCAGAAGGTGTGCAAAGCGCCCTCTGTGGGCCTGGAGGCCATACACAACTACGCCCACCTGGTGAACCCCCTGGCCTTCGTGGAGGCGGAGCAGTACAGCATGGTGACCGTGtacgaggtggaggtggagctgggggcGACGGAGGTCAGCGGAGACCTGGTGGACACCTCCGAGGAGATCTGTCTCCAAACGGAGGACCTATCCGCGGTG GACGAGATGCTGCAGGGCAAAAATGAACCCGAAATCAACTTGAATGCCCTTCCTGTAACTGAGGCAGAGGAGGCTGTGACAATGGAAGAAGGAAGCGAGTGTTGTGCCGAGCCGATCCATCTCCAAGAAGAGCAGGGGTCGCTTGATGCCCACATGCTGCCGGGAGGATCTGACAGCCCTGGATCTTCTGAGTCCATCAGAGGTGAACTGGGATCAGCGAACGAGTTGACTTGTCCCGGCGAGGGAGGCTGTGGGTCGACGGCCAAGGAGGAGCCGCTCTCtgaacccccaccctccctgggGGTTGGGGACAGGTCGTCCTGCCACCTCCACATCGAGACTCTGACCAGTGGGCAGCAGGTTTTACAGCTGCACAACTCCTCACAGCAGATAAT GAAAAAAGTGGATGCTTCTATTGCACCGTCTGTGATCGCCATCAAAGGCCTCAACACGG ACGACTCTGGGGAGCAGGTGTCCATCATCTTCACCTGTCCCCAGTGTCCGTTCCACCACCGGGAAGGGGGggccgaggaggaggcggaggaggaggagaacgctcCGCCCCACATCCACATGCAGTCCGTCCCGGCCGAGGAGTTCCGAGCGCTGATGGCGGCGAAGAGCGACGGAGCCGAGTTCGTCCCCACGCCCGGCGCCACCGACCAGATCTTCACCTCCATCAAGGTCCTCCCTCAGGGCAACGCGGAGACGGCCCGGAAGGAGGCCAAGCCCGACCGGCCGGGGGACGACGACCCCCCCGACGACGGCGCCGACGACGACCCCTCCCCGGCCGGGGGCCGCCGCAAGGCGCTGACCTGCGGCACGTGCGGCCGGACGTTCACGCGCACGGCGGACGTGCGGCGGCACCAGCTCACGCACACGGGCGAGCGGCCGTTCCGCTGCTCGCAGTGCGAGCGCACCTTCCAGCACTCGTGGGACCTGGCCAAGCACGAGGCGCGGCACCACGGCGCCGCCGTGGCCTTCGCCTGCACGGCCTGCGGCTGCTCCTTCGGCAACCTGCGCCGCCTCACGGCCCACCACCGGGAGGCGCACGCTGGCCAGTCCCGCCTGCCCCAGATCTGCTCCATCTGCGGCCGCAGcttcgccgccgccgccgagctCCTGGAGCACCGGCGTAGCCACGGCGACCGGCAGCGCTACCCGTGCCGGCAGTGCGGCGACACCTTCGACACCATGCTGGCGCGCTCGCAGCACCGCCAGAGCCACCACGCCAAGCGGCACTTCAAGTGCCCGCACTGCGACAAGACGTACACGCGGCGCTCGGACGTGAAGCGCCACCAGGCCACGCACACGGGCGACCGGCCGCACCAGTGCTCCCAGTGCGGCAAGCGCTTCTCGCTGCGCTTCATGCTGGCCAAGCACCTGACGGTGCACACGGGCCAGCGGCCCTTCCAGTGCGCCCACTGCCCCAAGCGCTTCACGCTGGTCTCCATCCTGACGCGGCACGAGCGCATGCACACGGGCGAGAAGCCCTTCCTGTGCTCGCACTGCGGCAAGGGCTTCCTGTCGCAGGGCGAGCTGTCCAAGCACCAGCGCTCGCACGCCGACGACAAGCCCTACGCGTGCATCCAGTGCGACAAGCGCTTCAAGAGCAAGCGGTCGCAGCGCGAGCACGTGCTGTCGCACACGGGCGCGCGGCCCTACCTGTGCACGCACTGCGGCAAGGGCTTCACCAAGCTGTACGCGCTGACGCGCCACAACCTCATCCACACCGGCGAGCGGCCCTTCCCCTGCGCCCACTGCGGCAAGGCCTTCCTCACGCTGGGCGAGGCGCGGCTGCACCAGCGCATCCACACGGGCGAGCGGCCGTACGCCTGCGGCGTGTGCCACCTCAAGTTCAAGAGCTCGTCGGAGCTGGGCCGCCACAAGCGCAGCCACGCCGGCGCCAAGGCCTGGAGGCTGAGCTGCGAGCAGTGCGGGAAGAGCTTCTCCTCGCAGGGCCGGCTGACCAAACACATGGACGGGCACGCGgccggcctgcagggggcgccgtCGCAGGGGTCCCCGTCGGCAGACtgcggccagcagggggcgccgtCGGCAGACTGA
- the dram1 gene encoding DNA damage-regulated autophagy modulator protein 1, whose product MFWFQSGMVFLPALLVIWSSSNFIVSYVVAIYRNDVDVVFPYISDTGAEPPESCIFGFMTSVTAFLASGTMYARYKFVQRLGEDVGSVRSRLNHAALGLGLVSCLGMCIVGTFQETMVTWVHDTGALLFFGTGVFYAILQAAISYQMRPYGSALCVCHTRTAFAVISLLAVLIAVISGGLVKGTKLHRKPSDEDYTVHLLSAVCEWIVAFSFVLFFLTYIPDFKLFALKVKAELEQNS is encoded by the exons ATGTTCTGGTTCCAGAGTGGGATGGTGTTCCTTCCCGCCCTGCTGGTCATCTGGTCTTCGAGCAACTTCATCGTTTCATACGTCGTCGCGATTTACCGAAACGACGTGGACGTTGTGTTTCCTTACATCAG TGATACCGGCGCAGAGCCCCCAGAGAGCTGCATCTTCGGCTTCATGACTTCCGTCACCGCGTTCCTAG CCTCGGGGACCATGTACGCCCGCTACAAGTTCGTCCAGCGGCTGGGCGAGGACGTGGGCAGCGTGCGATCGCGGCTGAACCACGCGGcgctgggcctgggcctggtgTCCTGCCTGGGCATGTGCATTGTCGGGACCTTCCAG GAAACCATGGTGACCTGGGTCCACGACACCGGCGCCCTACTGTTCTTCGGGACAGGCGTGTTCTACGCCATCCTCCAGGCGGCCATCTCCTACCAGATGCGGCCGTATGGGTCGGCGCTGTGCGTGTGTCACACGCGCACCGCCTTCGCCGTCATCAGCCTGCTGGCCGTGCTGATTG CGGTCATCAGCGGAGGCTTGGTGAAAGGGACCAAACTGCACAGAAAACCCAGCGacgag GACTACACCGTCCACCTGCTCAGCGCGGTGTGTGAGTGGATCGTTGCCTTCAGCTTCGTGTTGTTCTTCCTCACATATATCCCGGACTTCAAG CTGTTCGCCCTGAAAGTGAAGGCAGAGTTGGAGCAGAACTCTTGA
- the LOC115532380 gene encoding tetraspanin-7-like translates to MSSPLPHASLSPSRRLLDWETEQLAARRLSSPRPGDLLAPPPVPRRPSAIPGYLLTPYRDPPPHHADHRGQPQLRLSQLSLFPPEGPLAPPPAPHRPPARGPPPCCRAPGAGPLLRLGLLAFSGLFWAAGLAVFTLGVWARLSLADYMLLSSNRYPNAPLVLLAAGAAVTAWGFLGCLGVAAGLPGVLRAYGFFQLLTLAAGLAAGLCGLFYRQDIAGGFRSGLQRAVARYGEDAGRADALDSLQRALDCCGADGWQDWLASDWANRDAAFFGGNGTAGAAAAAGVVSLPDSCCARRMGCRNRLLPPEREGGVEGVEPAEAEAAGIHPHGCFRKVFSVVNDNVFHIAASVLGLAFTQAGGIALACLLANRLAPRLHRGGALLHRGALLPPGPPGL, encoded by the coding sequence ATGAGCTCCCCACTCCCTCACGCCTCCCTGAGCCCCAGCCGCCGGCTCCTGGACTGGGAGACGGAGCAGCTCGCCGCCCGCAGACTCTCCTCCCCGCGCCCCGGGGACCTGCTCGCCCCCCCGCCCGTCCCCCGCAGACCCTCCGCCATCCCGGGCTACCTCCTCACCCCCTACCGGGACCCCCCGCCCCACCACGCGGACCACCGGGGGCAGCCGCAGCTCCGTCTCTCCCAGCTGTCCCTGTTCCCCCCCGAGGGCCCCCTGgcgcccccgccggccccccaccGGCCCCCGGCCCGGGGCCCCCCGCCGTGCTGCCGGGCCCCGGGCGCCGGGCCCCTGCTGCGGCTGGGCCTGCTGGCCTTCAGCGGGCTGTTCTGGGCGGCCGGGCTGGCGGTCTTCACGCTGGGCGTGTGGGCGCGGCTCTCGCTGGCCGACTACATGCTGCTGTCGTCCAACCGCTACCCCAACGCCCCGCTGGTGCTGCTGGCCGCCGGCGCCGCCGTCACGGCCTGGGGCTTCCTGGGCTGCCTGGGCGTGGCGGCGGGGCTGCCCGGCGTGCTGCGGGCCTACGGGTTCTTCCAGCTGCTGACGCTGGCGGCGGGGCTGGCGGCCGGGCTGTGCGGCCTGTTCTACCGCCAGGACATCGCCGGCGGCTTCCGCAGCGGGCTGCAGCGGGCGGTGGCCCGGTACGGCGAGGACGCGGGCCGCGCCGACGCGCTGGACTCCCTGCAGCGGGCGCTGGACTGCTGCGGCGCCGACGGGTGGCAGGACTGGCTGGCGTCCGACTGGGCCAATCGGGACGCCGCCTTCTTCGGCGGGAACGGGAcggccggcgccgccgccgccgccggcgtgGTGTCGCTGCCGGACAGCTGCTGCGCCCGACGCATGGGCTGCCGgaacaggctcctccccccggagcgggaggggggcgtggagggggtggagccggcggaggcggaggcggcaGGGATCCACCCGCACGGATGCTTCCGGAAGGTGTTCAGCGTGGTCAACGACAACGTGTTCCACATCGCGGCCTCCGTCCTCGGCCTGGCCTTCACCCAGGCGGGGGGCATCGCCCTGGCCTGCCTGCTGGCCAACCGGCTGGCTCCCAGGCTGCACCGGGGGGGGGCCCTCCTCCACAGGGGGGCCCTGCTCCCACCGGGACCGCCGGGCCTCTAG
- the washc3 gene encoding WASH complex subunit 3 produces MDEDGLPIVGSGVDLTKVPAIQQRRVVAHLNQFVVHTVRFLNRFSTVCEEKLSNNSLRIQQIETTLSILEAKLSSIPGLDDVTIDSISQRPAAAAETNGLTANQNLQPGVPAAVTSLPPPQVSGPVAAPGTKPDPVADNVVTVARDPRYARYLKMVQVGVPVMAIKAKMVLEGLEPGLLDTPDAPVPDAGRGPSGGPGGDRDEEDDEDSGGSESSFSD; encoded by the exons ATGGACGAGGACGGGCTGCCGATAGTGGGGTCGGGAGTGGACCTCACCAAG GTCCCCGCCATCCAGCAGCGGCGAGTGGTGGCGCACCTCAACCAGTTTGTCGTCCACACGGTGCGGTTCCTCAACCGCTTCTCCACAGTGTGTGAGGAG AAACTCTCCAACAACTCTCTAAGGATACAGCAGATTGAAACGACCCTCAGCATTCTTGAGGCCAAG CTCTCCTCCATCCCCGGGTTGGATGATGTCACCATCGACTCAATCAGCCAGCgaccggccgccgccgccgagacGAACggactgacagccaatcagaacctgCAGCCCGGTGTCCCGGCCGCAGTGACGTCACTGCCACCACCGCAG GTGAGCGGGCCCGTCGCTGCCCCAGGAACCAAGCCTGACCCGGTGGCGGACAATGTGGTGACGGTGGCCAGAGACCCCCGCTACGCCCGCTACCTAAAGATGGTCCAAGTG GGGGTCCCGGTCATGGCCATCAAAGCCAAGATGGTCCTGGAGGGTCTTGAGCCCGGCCTACTGGA CACGCCAGACGCCCCAGTGCCTGACGCAGGGCGGGGCCCCAGCGGGGGTCCGGGGGGCGACcgggacgaggaggacgacgaggacagCGGGGGCAGCGAGTCTTCCTTCAGCGACTGA
- the LOC115532356 gene encoding zinc finger protein 646 isoform X1: MEANASAENANGLPLSCLRLIVPPLRLLSAALWQVAKRREVLSYDKLQDFVFMVTEAFPGLLTQRQRAQLLLGLRARLILELCKGSVRGAVDLQAVQNHLERLPVSSAHEPRDADLERTESMFISLVQSLLKDPTERAYFFQEVFPVEYGPSYDGALHILLWELLSKLEKVFTVPDLKQTAAWLNSDLCAADDCLPTMGSDLSQIHQHHKNLGLLKTQCGPSSAIGGCILSAMSIPPSQKVCKAPSVGLEAIHNYAHLVNPLAFVEAEQYSMVTVYEVEVELGATEVSGDLVDTSEEICLQTEDLSAVVSEHDEEVVEVEEEEARMDGEKVEEGEGGDVATALETLTMIFVQKDEMLQGKNEPEINLNALPVTEAEEAVTMEEGSECCAEPIHLQEEQGSLDAHMLPGGSDSPGSSESIRGELGSANELTCPGEGGCGSTAKEEPLSEPPPSLGVGDRSSCHLHIETLTSGQQVLQLHNSSQQIMKKVDASIAPSVIAIKGLNTDDSGEQVSIIFTCPQCPFHHREGGAEEEAEEEENAPPHIHMQSVPAEEFRALMAAKSDGAEFVPTPGATDQIFTSIKVLPQGNAETARKEAKPDRPGDDDPPDDGADDDPSPAGGRRKALTCGTCGRTFTRTADVRRHQLTHTGERPFRCSQCERTFQHSWDLAKHEARHHGAAVAFACTACGCSFGNLRRLTAHHREAHAGQSRLPQICSICGRSFAAAAELLEHRRSHGDRQRYPCRQCGDTFDTMLARSQHRQSHHAKRHFKCPHCDKTYTRRSDVKRHQATHTGDRPHQCSQCGKRFSLRFMLAKHLTVHTGQRPFQCAHCPKRFTLVSILTRHERMHTGEKPFLCSHCGKGFLSQGELSKHQRSHADDKPYACIQCDKRFKSKRSQREHVLSHTGARPYLCTHCGKGFTKLYALTRHNLIHTGERPFPCAHCGKAFLTLGEARLHQRIHTGERPYACGVCHLKFKSSSELGRHKRSHAGAKAWRLSCEQCGKSFSSQGRLTKHMDGHAAGLQGAPSQGSPSADCGQQGAPSAD; encoded by the exons ATGGAGGCGAATGCATCCGCAGAAAACGCCAACG gCCTCCCCCTGTCCTGTCTCCGTCTCATCGTCCCACCGCTGCGGCTGCTGTCGGCCGCATTGTGGCAGGTGGCGAAGCGGAGGGAGGTTCTGAGTTATGACAAGCTCCAGGACTTTGTGTTCATGGTGACTGAAGCTTTCCCCGGCCTCCTcacgcagagacagagagcccaGCTGCTCCTGGGGCTCAGAGCCAGG CTGATTCTGGAGCTGTGTAAGGGCTCGGTCCGAGGGGCTGTGGACCTGCAGGCCGTCCAGAACCACCTGGAGAGGCTTCCGGTCTCCTCTGCCCACGAG ccCCGGGACGCCGACCTGGAGAGGACCGAGTCCATGTTCATCTCACTGGTTCAGAGTCTGCTGAAAGACCCGACGGAGAGGGCCTACTTCTTCCAG GAGGTGTTTCCGGTCGAGTACGGGCCGAGTTACGACGGCGCGTTGCATATCCTGCTGTGGGAACTGCTGTCCAAGCTGGAGAAGGTCTTTACGGTCCCGGACCTCAAACAG ACGGCGGCTTggctgaactctgacctctgtgCAGCTGACGACTGTCTGCCGACCATGGGCAGCGACCTGAGCCAAATCCACCAGCACCACAAGAACCTTGGCCTCCTTAAGACGCAGt GCGGCCCGTCGTCGGCCATCGGGGGCTGCATCCTGTCCGCGATGTCCATCCCTCCGTCCCAGAAGGTGTGCAAAGCGCCCTCTGTGGGCCTGGAGGCCATACACAACTACGCCCACCTGGTGAACCCCCTGGCCTTCGTGGAGGCGGAGCAGTACAGCATGGTGACCGTGtacgaggtggaggtggagctgggggcGACGGAGGTCAGCGGAGACCTGGTGGACACCTCCGAGGAGATCTGTCTCCAAACGGAGGACCTATCCGCGGTGGTGAGCGAACACGATGAGGAAGTGgtcgaggtggaggaggaggaggcgaggatGGACGGAGAAAaggtggaggaaggagaagggggagatgtAGCCACAGCGCTGGAAACGCTGACCATGATTTTTGTACAAAAGGACGAGATGCTGCAGGGCAAAAATGAACCCGAAATCAACTTGAATGCCCTTCCTGTAACTGAGGCAGAGGAGGCTGTGACAATGGAAGAAGGAAGCGAGTGTTGTGCCGAGCCGATCCATCTCCAAGAAGAGCAGGGGTCGCTTGATGCCCACATGCTGCCGGGAGGATCTGACAGCCCTGGATCTTCTGAGTCCATCAGAGGTGAACTGGGATCAGCGAACGAGTTGACTTGTCCCGGCGAGGGAGGCTGTGGGTCGACGGCCAAGGAGGAGCCGCTCTCtgaacccccaccctccctgggGGTTGGGGACAGGTCGTCCTGCCACCTCCACATCGAGACTCTGACCAGTGGGCAGCAGGTTTTACAGCTGCACAACTCCTCACAGCAGATAAT GAAAAAAGTGGATGCTTCTATTGCACCGTCTGTGATCGCCATCAAAGGCCTCAACACGG ACGACTCTGGGGAGCAGGTGTCCATCATCTTCACCTGTCCCCAGTGTCCGTTCCACCACCGGGAAGGGGGggccgaggaggaggcggaggaggaggagaacgctcCGCCCCACATCCACATGCAGTCCGTCCCGGCCGAGGAGTTCCGAGCGCTGATGGCGGCGAAGAGCGACGGAGCCGAGTTCGTCCCCACGCCCGGCGCCACCGACCAGATCTTCACCTCCATCAAGGTCCTCCCTCAGGGCAACGCGGAGACGGCCCGGAAGGAGGCCAAGCCCGACCGGCCGGGGGACGACGACCCCCCCGACGACGGCGCCGACGACGACCCCTCCCCGGCCGGGGGCCGCCGCAAGGCGCTGACCTGCGGCACGTGCGGCCGGACGTTCACGCGCACGGCGGACGTGCGGCGGCACCAGCTCACGCACACGGGCGAGCGGCCGTTCCGCTGCTCGCAGTGCGAGCGCACCTTCCAGCACTCGTGGGACCTGGCCAAGCACGAGGCGCGGCACCACGGCGCCGCCGTGGCCTTCGCCTGCACGGCCTGCGGCTGCTCCTTCGGCAACCTGCGCCGCCTCACGGCCCACCACCGGGAGGCGCACGCTGGCCAGTCCCGCCTGCCCCAGATCTGCTCCATCTGCGGCCGCAGcttcgccgccgccgccgagctCCTGGAGCACCGGCGTAGCCACGGCGACCGGCAGCGCTACCCGTGCCGGCAGTGCGGCGACACCTTCGACACCATGCTGGCGCGCTCGCAGCACCGCCAGAGCCACCACGCCAAGCGGCACTTCAAGTGCCCGCACTGCGACAAGACGTACACGCGGCGCTCGGACGTGAAGCGCCACCAGGCCACGCACACGGGCGACCGGCCGCACCAGTGCTCCCAGTGCGGCAAGCGCTTCTCGCTGCGCTTCATGCTGGCCAAGCACCTGACGGTGCACACGGGCCAGCGGCCCTTCCAGTGCGCCCACTGCCCCAAGCGCTTCACGCTGGTCTCCATCCTGACGCGGCACGAGCGCATGCACACGGGCGAGAAGCCCTTCCTGTGCTCGCACTGCGGCAAGGGCTTCCTGTCGCAGGGCGAGCTGTCCAAGCACCAGCGCTCGCACGCCGACGACAAGCCCTACGCGTGCATCCAGTGCGACAAGCGCTTCAAGAGCAAGCGGTCGCAGCGCGAGCACGTGCTGTCGCACACGGGCGCGCGGCCCTACCTGTGCACGCACTGCGGCAAGGGCTTCACCAAGCTGTACGCGCTGACGCGCCACAACCTCATCCACACCGGCGAGCGGCCCTTCCCCTGCGCCCACTGCGGCAAGGCCTTCCTCACGCTGGGCGAGGCGCGGCTGCACCAGCGCATCCACACGGGCGAGCGGCCGTACGCCTGCGGCGTGTGCCACCTCAAGTTCAAGAGCTCGTCGGAGCTGGGCCGCCACAAGCGCAGCCACGCCGGCGCCAAGGCCTGGAGGCTGAGCTGCGAGCAGTGCGGGAAGAGCTTCTCCTCGCAGGGCCGGCTGACCAAACACATGGACGGGCACGCGgccggcctgcagggggcgccgtCGCAGGGGTCCCCGTCGGCAGACtgcggccagcagggggcgccgtCGGCAGACTGA